The Patescibacteria group bacterium genome window below encodes:
- a CDS encoding site-specific DNA-methyltransferase yields MILFHGDRLDLMKGLPDKSVKLVVTSPPYNIGKEYEKRKDLDLYLAEQEETIKEAIRILTDDGSICWQVGNHIGKDGEVFPLDALIYAIGKKLGLKLRNRIIWRFGHGLHCTKRFSGRHETIVWFTKGDNYTFNLDPVRVPQKYPGKKNFKKNEKYGTLSGNPLGKNPEDVWDIPNVKNNHPEKTNHPCQFPIELIERLILSMTNPGDAVLDPYLGVGSAICAAVIHNRKGYGSDIMKGYLDTAEERVKAAANGTLNRRMMGTPVYQPTSNVKLAELPDEFKKARESLFGPGL; encoded by the coding sequence GTGATACTTTTTCATGGTGACCGGCTTGATCTTATGAAAGGATTACCTGATAAATCCGTAAAACTTGTCGTCACTTCACCACCATACAACATTGGCAAAGAATACGAAAAAAGAAAAGATTTAGATTTGTATCTGGCCGAACAAGAAGAAACTATAAAAGAAGCGATCCGTATTCTTACTGATGATGGCAGTATTTGCTGGCAGGTTGGAAATCATATCGGCAAAGACGGTGAGGTCTTTCCGCTCGATGCGCTCATTTATGCTATAGGGAAAAAACTAGGTCTTAAATTACGGAATAGAATTATTTGGCGATTTGGGCACGGCCTACATTGTACAAAGAGGTTTTCAGGACGACACGAAACGATTGTTTGGTTTACCAAGGGCGATAATTATACTTTCAACCTTGATCCTGTCCGCGTGCCCCAAAAGTATCCAGGCAAAAAGAATTTTAAGAAAAATGAAAAGTATGGAACCTTATCAGGCAATCCCCTAGGAAAGAACCCTGAAGATGTGTGGGATATACCAAACGTCAAAAATAATCATCCGGAAAAAACAAATCATCCATGCCAGTTTCCAATTGAGCTTATAGAGCGTTTGATATTATCCATGACCAACCCGGGAGATGCTGTGCTTGATCCGTATTTGGGCGTAGGGAGCGCAATCTGCGCTGCAGTGATTCATAACCGCAAAGGATATGGATCGGACATTATGAAGGGGTATTTGGATACTGCTGAAGAAAGAGTCAAGGCAGCTGCAAATGGCACACTAAACCGCCGGATGATGGGAACACCGGTTTATCAACCAACCAGCAATGTAAAGCTTGCTGAATTACCAGATGAGTTTAAGAAAGCTCGTGAGAGTCTATTTGGGCCCGGGCTTTGA
- a CDS encoding BglII/BstYI family type II restriction endonuclease produces MKVINTYSFKGGEKFLKEKHPKELQEVFNAIKSLDSTICLTKESKEKTKKGQVLFSPVDMNDYLKHELHKKGWTEKSKDGKKRDFVEPRHAFGKGRFREMDGIKNKVGLEIQFGKYAFMGYDIFSKMIIFKNLKYIECGIEIVPSSELVKLMSTGVSSFEQLLVDFENRGESNIDIPVFVLSIGLTDEEKTKSQTLRELFKTNKTEALAKIKLRKYNGSKPGPK; encoded by the coding sequence ATGAAGGTTATCAATACTTATTCATTTAAGGGCGGAGAGAAATTTCTCAAAGAAAAACACCCGAAAGAACTTCAGGAAGTTTTTAATGCAATAAAATCCTTGGATAGCACTATTTGTTTAACGAAGGAGAGCAAAGAAAAAACTAAAAAAGGACAAGTTCTCTTCTCGCCGGTGGACATGAATGATTATTTAAAACATGAGCTTCACAAAAAGGGTTGGACCGAGAAATCAAAAGACGGTAAGAAACGGGATTTCGTTGAGCCACGTCATGCTTTTGGTAAAGGCAGATTTCGTGAAATGGATGGAATAAAAAATAAAGTTGGGTTGGAAATTCAGTTTGGAAAATATGCCTTTATGGGTTATGACATTTTTTCTAAGATGATCATTTTCAAAAATCTCAAATATATCGAATGCGGAATAGAGATCGTGCCTAGTAGTGAGCTAGTAAAATTGATGTCTACCGGCGTTTCCTCATTTGAACAGCTACTTGTTGATTTTGAGAATCGAGGAGAAAGTAATATTGATATTCCGGTATTCGTTTTAAGTATCGGCTTGACCGATGAAGAAAAAACAAAATCCCAAACTCTTAGAGAGCTTTTCAAAACAAATAAAACAGAGGCTCTAGCAAAAATAAAACTTCGCAAATACAACGGGTCAAAGCCCGGGCCCAAATAG
- a CDS encoding sigma-70 family RNA polymerase sigma factor has translation MKTKKARRPKKKSSAKKIKVKKRVGKKKIVKRGEKNKAKKAARALTPKILPPSEVATKTLLDKGRMRGFLTDSEILFTFSDLENYIKKYEEFLDKVDEVGISVVEVKSDILGRVEERKKLLADIGVSKEKKRLDLGDISTDSIQMYLREIGKVPLLTTEEEMALARRKDQGDQEAAQRLMVANLRLVVSIAKKFVGKNLSLADLIQEGNIGLMRAVEKFDPSKGYKFSTYATWWIRQAVTRALADQSRTIRIPVHMVETINRYQQVARQLIQDLGREPLPEEIASEMGEDVEKIRNLIQISQDTVSLDTSVGDEDEDSVLEDFIEDFKNVSPDRAAALQLLREYVKEAIKDLLPREQKILEMRFGLSDGVSHTLEEVGEEFGVTRERIRQIEAKALEKVQGFKGIEKLRDY, from the coding sequence ATGAAAACTAAAAAAGCGCGTCGGCCGAAGAAGAAAAGCAGCGCTAAAAAAATTAAAGTTAAAAAGCGCGTCGGGAAGAAAAAGATTGTTAAACGCGGGGAAAAAAATAAAGCGAAAAAAGCAGCGAGAGCTCTCACACCAAAAATTCTTCCGCCAAGCGAAGTAGCGACAAAAACTCTCCTGGACAAGGGTCGCATGAGAGGTTTTTTAACTGACTCGGAAATACTTTTTACTTTTTCTGATTTGGAAAACTATATTAAAAAATACGAAGAGTTTTTAGATAAAGTAGATGAGGTCGGAATTTCCGTGGTCGAAGTAAAGAGCGATATTTTGGGACGCGTTGAAGAAAGAAAAAAACTTTTAGCAGACATTGGAGTCAGTAAAGAAAAAAAGCGGCTAGACCTCGGTGATATTTCTACTGATTCTATTCAGATGTATCTCCGCGAAATCGGCAAGGTCCCCCTTTTAACAACCGAAGAAGAAATGGCGTTGGCTCGCCGAAAAGACCAGGGTGATCAGGAAGCGGCACAGAGGTTGATGGTCGCCAATTTGCGTCTTGTTGTTTCTATTGCCAAAAAATTCGTGGGAAAAAATTTATCTTTAGCAGATTTAATCCAGGAAGGGAATATCGGTTTGATGCGTGCCGTGGAAAAATTTGATCCGAGTAAGGGTTATAAATTTTCTACTTACGCGACCTGGTGGATCCGTCAGGCTGTCACGCGCGCCCTCGCTGATCAGTCAAGAACTATCAGAATTCCGGTGCATATGGTGGAAACAATTAATCGTTACCAGCAGGTGGCGCGGCAATTAATTCAGGATTTAGGACGCGAACCATTGCCGGAAGAAATTGCTTCGGAAATGGGCGAGGATGTGGAAAAAATCAGAAATTTAATTCAGATTTCGCAAGACACGGTTTCTCTTGATACTTCGGTTGGTGATGAAGATGAAGACAGTGTGCTTGAAGATTTTATAGAAGATTTTAAAAATGTTTCTCCGGACCGCGCCGCGGCGCTGCAACTTTTGCGCGAATATGTTAAAGAAGCAATTAAAGATTTGTTGCCTCGCGAACAAAAAATTTTGGAAATGCGTTTCGGACTTTCTGATGGAGTTTCGCATACCTTGGAAGAAGTCGGTGAAGAGTTTGGCGTAACGCGCGAACGTATCCGTCAAATTGAAGCTAAGGCGCTTGAAAAAGTGCAGGGATTTAAGGGTATTGAAAAATTAAGAGATTATTGA
- the dnaG gene encoding DNA primase: MPDSQVEEIKNRLDIVEVIGEYVSNMKQAGGNWKGLCPFHNEKTPSFMVSRDKQIWHCFGCGEGGDVISFVQKIENIEFPEALKILAKRAGVTLRYEDKSLSSQKTKLLDVLEAAARFYHYNLLKMPEAEAARNYLFEKRRLTEETVEKFFLGFGPNSWDSAIKFLCGKGFSEKDIFLAGLSVKKERGAGYYDRFRGRIMFPIRDIHGHVVGFTARLMPEAEKKENAGGKYVNTPQTLVYDKSRVIYGLDFAKQEIKKENLAVMVEGNMDVIASHQAGVQNVVASSGTAMTVEQINLLKRYSPNLAISFDADLAGNTAAMRGIDVALKEGINIKVIMLTPEIGKDPDDYIKKDPNLWREAITNSMAFMDYYIKKTLNGLDLRKVEDKKKAAKTLLAELIKIPDKVEQNFYLEKLANILGVPEQILRESLPHEKIAASPSLPGEKIITAAAKKRRPLLAERFIALVFKYPNQLSLAVPYLEPFMFPEEPFGEIYKNLILYYNKSVDKEDLENVMVSISDDPNEKKYIASLFLLAEKDFAEFSEEEIGNEILQNAKSLRENYIKNERRRLQAEMKKAEENKELGRIKELAEEFNQLINI; encoded by the coding sequence ATGCCCGATTCGCAAGTTGAGGAAATTAAAAACCGCCTGGACATTGTGGAAGTTATTGGCGAGTATGTGTCCAATATGAAACAGGCGGGTGGTAATTGGAAGGGTCTTTGCCCGTTTCATAACGAGAAGACACCTTCTTTTATGGTTTCTCGCGACAAACAAATCTGGCATTGTTTTGGCTGCGGTGAGGGCGGCGACGTAATAAGTTTTGTCCAGAAGATTGAAAATATTGAATTTCCCGAAGCTTTAAAAATTTTGGCCAAGCGCGCCGGAGTAACGCTTCGCTATGAAGATAAAAGTCTTTCAAGCCAAAAAACAAAATTGTTAGATGTTTTGGAAGCGGCAGCGAGATTTTATCATTATAATTTATTAAAAATGCCCGAAGCTGAAGCGGCGAGAAATTATCTTTTTGAAAAACGTCGATTGACTGAAGAAACAGTAGAGAAATTTTTTCTTGGTTTCGGGCCGAATTCCTGGGATAGCGCGATAAAATTTTTATGCGGAAAAGGTTTTTCTGAAAAAGACATTTTTTTGGCCGGGCTTTCCGTAAAAAAAGAGCGGGGCGCGGGATATTACGATCGTTTTCGGGGAAGAATAATGTTTCCCATCCGCGACATCCACGGCCACGTTGTCGGATTTACGGCGCGTTTGATGCCCGAGGCGGAGAAAAAGGAAAACGCCGGCGGGAAATATGTGAACACGCCGCAGACTTTGGTTTATGATAAAAGTCGGGTGATTTATGGTTTAGATTTTGCCAAACAGGAAATTAAAAAAGAAAACTTGGCAGTGATGGTTGAGGGTAATATGGATGTAATTGCTTCGCATCAGGCGGGTGTGCAAAATGTTGTAGCGTCTTCCGGCACGGCCATGACCGTAGAACAAATAAATTTATTGAAAAGATATTCGCCAAACCTCGCGATTTCTTTTGACGCGGATTTAGCGGGTAATACGGCGGCGATGCGGGGAATTGACGTCGCCCTGAAAGAAGGGATTAATATAAAAGTTATAATGTTAACGCCGGAAATTGGAAAAGATCCCGATGATTATATAAAAAAAGATCCAAATCTTTGGCGCGAGGCGATTACAAACTCCATGGCCTTCATGGATTATTATATTAAAAAAACTCTGAACGGACTTGATTTGCGTAAGGTGGAAGACAAAAAGAAGGCGGCAAAAACACTACTTGCGGAATTGATAAAAATTCCTGATAAAGTTGAACAAAATTTTTATCTGGAAAAATTAGCTAATATTTTAGGGGTGCCGGAGCAGATTTTACGTGAATCCCTGCCTCACGAAAAAATCGCGGCAAGTCCGTCGTTGCCCGGAGAAAAAATCATTACCGCCGCCGCAAAAAAACGCCGCCCTCTTTTAGCTGAGAGATTTATTGCTTTGGTTTTTAAATATCCCAATCAATTATCCCTGGCTGTTCCTTATCTTGAGCCGTTTATGTTTCCGGAAGAGCCTTTCGGGGAAATTTACAAAAACTTAATTTTATACTATAATAAGTCTGTGGATAAAGAAGATTTAGAGAACGTAATGGTTAGTATTTCGGATGATCCAAATGAAAAAAAATATATTGCGAGCTTATTTCTTTTAGCGGAAAAAGATTTTGCCGAATTTAGCGAAGAAGAAATTGGTAATGAAATTTTGCAGAACGCAAAATCATTGCGTGAAAACTATATTAAAAACGAACGCCGGCGGCTGCAAGCTGAAATGAAAAAAGCGGAAGAAAATAAAGAACTTGGCCGAATAAAAGAATTGGCGGAAGAATTCAATCAGCTAATAAATATTTGA